From Apium graveolens cultivar Ventura chromosome 9, ASM990537v1, whole genome shotgun sequence, the proteins below share one genomic window:
- the LOC141685588 gene encoding uncharacterized protein LOC141685588 has product MCSSGGKIDQKINNGGEPYCFKVKGQNLHLLGSMLPADGESPKFCQVYIYDTKNELENRMDLIGGCRDEIDENIVEALMDMLNQHNELVRQFHTARERFKENEQDEFRLVLLSSQSGSGRPSIIGPTYEVGDEGFHTKIPLNKTKMSKSADINPDDNDFEKKHREYVSMKEYYCYKLMIRLSEGLTLHLSGHLWQQYVVDAFCAIKQYQLNWVTTHQTTIRSDLYTSIRDALRKGDHDPNYVGKSVVLPASFTVMHVIEFQKRGLPHMHMLIWLHPDSRPKIVAQIDALVSTEIPDKDTDLVGYAAVSNYMIHGPCRVDNNYSPRMVKGRCMRHFPKRFNGNTYIDDGGFPIYRRCNTGRSIKKKGVFLDNRFVIPFNRDFLVLFQCHINLEQSCLNEVNKYLDGRYFCASKATWRIFGFDVHSRWPSVDRLPIHLPGNNYVSFRTGTTLSEVVQQADSKRTKLEDWFEANKEFLAARDFTYAEFPTHFTWLPRECKWRPRQRGDFVGRLTEVHATGDDLLYLRMLLMRRKGCTSFDELRTVEGHVFESFKEECAAMGLLQNDSQWHEAMVENSHSSLAKQLREMFVNILAYCSISYPLFLWNAQWKCLSDDIILLKRKECRNGNLQLPYCDIQNFALTKIEKLLNGIEKSLKDFPIMPYPPEVFLYNSSNGLIAEETGYDTDKMKRQHDENYIKLNREQKEVYEAVVESVNSNKASSGIAAVLLDGGRTAHSRFHIPIIVDQCSVVGIKHSTDLTELLQNTSLIISDEAPMQHQHGIENVNKCLRDIIAPIDPSRSSRPFGGITIVFGGDYRQTLPVITKASKGETVGSTLNRSKLWDFYKVFTLRQNMRLHSGLSDKRNKIITEFSKWQLAIGDGKVYSITENPEDDGLSTIVKHVIGDDWSVPLQKYHFVSLKNFTNNVGNNYSHDGLDDSPLAASGRAFITNMPFSAIYVNPDIPEVEAMRNRYLQC; this is encoded by the exons ATGTGTTCCAGTGGTGGTAAAATAGATCAAAAAATTAACAATGGAGGAGAACCCTATTGCTTTAAGGTCAAAGGTCAAAATCTTCATCTTCTTGGTAGTATGCTTCCGGCAGATGGTGAATCTCCCAAATTTTGTCAAGTATACATCTATGATACTAAAAATGAACTGGAGAATAGGATGGATCTAATCGGTGGATGCAGAGATGAAATTGACGAGAACATTGTTGAAGCTTTGATGGACATGTTAAATCAGCATAATGAATTGGTTAGGCAATTTCATACTGCACGTGAGCGCTTCAAAGAAAATGAACAGGATGAGTTTAGATTGGTTCTCTTATCTTCTCAATCAGGGAGTGGTCGTCCTAGTATAATTGGACCAACATATGAGGTAGGAG ATGAAGGTTTTCATACAAAGATTCCATTGAATAAAACAAAAATGTCAAAATCAGCCGATATAAATCCAGATGATAATGATTTTGAAAAGAAGCATCGAGAATATGTTTCCATGAAAGAATATTATTGCTATAAGTTGATGATTCGCCTTTCTGAAG GGTTGACTCTGCATTTATCAGGTCATTTATGGCAACAGTATGTTGTTGATGCCTTTTGTGCAATTAAACAATATCAGTTGAATTGGGTTACTACTCACCAAACAACTATAAGGTCAGATCTGTATACTTCCATCCGAGATGCTTTACGTAAAGGTGATCATGATCCCAATTATGTTGGGAAATCTGTTGTATTACCTGCATCCTTCACAG TTATGCATGTAATTGAATTTCAGAAACGGGGTCTTCCACACATGCATATGTTGATTTGGCTACACCCGGATTCTAGGCCCAAAATAGTTGCTCAAATAGATGCTCTAGTGAGTACTGAAATACCTGACAAAGATACAGATCTTGTTGGTTATGCCGCTGTTAGCAATTACATGATTCATGGGCCCTGTAGAGTTGACAACAACTATTCACCTCGCATGGTTAAAGGAAGATGTATGAGACACTTTCCTAAGAG GTTCAATGGTAACACGTATATTGATGATGGCGGTTTTCCCATTTATCGCAGATGCAATACTGGCAGAAGTATAAAAAAGAAAGGTGTTTTTTTGGACAATAGGTTTGTTATTCCATTTAATAGAGACTTTTTGGTTCTTTTTCAATGCCATATAAATCTTGAG CAATCATGTTTAAATGAAGTAAATAAATATCTTGATGGTCGTTATTTTTGTGCCTCTAAAGCAACATGGAGAATATTTGGTTTTGATGTACATTCTCGGTGGCCATCTGTTGATAGATTACCTATTCATTTACCTGGCAACAACTACGTTAGTTTTAGAACAGGTACAACATTATCCGAAGTTGTTCAGCAAGCTGATAGTAAAAGGACAAAACTTGAGGATTGGTTCGAAGCTAATAAGGAATTTCTAGCCGCTCGAGATTTTACCTATGCTGAATTTCCTACGCATTTTACGTGGCTACCCCGAGAGTGTAAATGGAGACCTCGCCAAAGAGGTGATTTCGTTGGCAGATTAACAGAAGTACATGCTACTGGCGATGATTTGTTGTATCTCCGCATGTTACTTATGCGGAGAAAAGGTTGTACTTCATTTGACGAGCTAAGGACGGTTGAAGGTCATGTTTTTGAAAGTTTCAAGGAAGAATGTGCTGCTATGGGGCTTCTTCAAAATGATAGTCAATGGCATGAAGCAATGGTTGAGAATTCTCACTCATCTCTTGCGAAACAGCTTCGTGAAATGTTTGTTAACATTTTGGCATATTGCTCAATCTCTTATCCGCTGTTTTTATGGAATGCTCAATGGAAATGTCTGTCTGACGATATCATCCTCCTAAAACGTAAAGAATGTCGTAATGGGAATTTACAACTCCCATATTGTGACATTCAAAATTTTGCTCTTACGA AAATTGAAAAACTTCTGAATGGTATTGAAAAGAGCTTAAAAGATTTCCCGATAATGCCCTATCCTCCAGAAGTCTTTCTTTACAATAGTAGCAATGGTTTAATTGCTGAAGAAACAGGTTACGATACAGACAAAATGAAAAGGCAACATGATGAGAATTATATCAAGTTGAATAGAGAGCAAAAGGAAGTGTATGAGGCTGTTGTCGAAAGTGTAAATTCTAACAAAG CCTCATCAGGAATTGCAGCTGTTTTGCTAGATGGTGGTAGGACGGCTCACTCACGCTTTCATATACCTATCATTGTAGACCAATGCTCTGTAGTTGGAATAAAGCACAGTACTGATCTTACTGAATTATTACAGAACACAAGTTTAATCATTTCGGACGAAGCACCCATGCAACATCAGCATGGTATTGAGAATGTTAataaatgtttaagagatataatAGCTCCTATTGATCCCAGTAGATCATCAAGGCCATTTGGTGGAATAACTATTGTATTTGGTGGAGATTATCGCCAAACACTACCGGTTATCACCAAAGCTTCCAAAGGAGAGACCGTTGGATCAACACTGAATCGATCAAAGCTATGGGATTTCTATAAAGTCTTCACCTTACGTCAGAATATGAgacttcattcaggactttcaGATAAGCGCAATAAGATAATTACTGAATTTTCTAAATGGCAGCTTGCCATTGGCGATGGCAAGGTCTATAGCATTACTGAGAATCCTGAAGATGATGGTTTG TCAACTATAGTAAAACATGTCATTGGTGATGATTGGAGTGTTCCATTACAGAAGTATCATTTTGTGAGCTTGAAAAACTTTACTAATAATGTTGGAAATAATTATTCTCATGATGGTCTTGATGACTCTCCTCTTGCCGCATCAG GACGTGCTTTCATCACAAACATGCCCTTTTCTGCAATTTATGTAAATCCTGACATTCCAGAGGTGGAAGCAATGAGGAATCG GTATTTGCAATGTTGA